The following proteins come from a genomic window of Candidatus Methylomirabilota bacterium:
- a CDS encoding prepilin-type N-terminal cleavage/methylation domain-containing protein: MTRASRRGFTLIEVVIALTIVATLLVVMFAGLRVGLAAWQRGEERAEVLDRTRSLAQILTPTLNATYPYQRPGTAREPARLLFEGEGERVAFVTAAPPFPTATPIAFMAVTFSLEPGSGLAIRQKPLPNDDAFERLPPAAVDGSVSVARFRYLRESDRAWADRWDGAVEKSLPAAVEVTLTVMRGGHSVEHPPLVIALPVTTP, from the coding sequence ATGACGCGAGCGAGCCGGCGGGGCTTCACCTTGATCGAGGTGGTGATCGCCCTCACCATCGTGGCCACGCTTCTCGTCGTGATGTTTGCGGGACTTCGCGTGGGACTGGCCGCCTGGCAACGGGGAGAGGAGCGTGCGGAAGTCCTCGATCGCACGCGAAGCCTGGCCCAGATCCTCACGCCCACGCTCAACGCCACCTACCCGTATCAGAGACCGGGGACGGCGCGGGAGCCGGCGCGACTGCTCTTCGAGGGCGAGGGCGAGCGAGTGGCCTTCGTGACGGCCGCCCCGCCCTTCCCCACGGCCACGCCCATCGCCTTCATGGCGGTGACCTTCTCGCTCGAGCCAGGCTCCGGGCTTGCCATCCGACAGAAGCCACTGCCGAATGACGATGCCTTCGAGCGCCTGCCCCCCGCCGCCGTGGATGGCAGTGTCAGCGTGGCGCGGTTCCGCTATCTTCGCGAGTCCGATCGCGCCTGGGCCGATCGCTGGGATGGCGCCGTCGAGAAATCGCTCCCCGCGGCCGTCGAGGTGACCCTCACCGTGATGCGGGGCGGACACAGCGTCGAGCATCCCCCGCTCGTGATCGCGCTCCCGGTGACGACGCCGTGA
- a CDS encoding type II secretion system protein produces the protein MNRRNRAGFTLLEVLIAMVILSVAVVALIQTASQGLRLLKVSSDHQEAVALADRLLRAMDGSAEGMDSGQEGQFTWERRVRVMAVLDELSPSSGPSPQLLALSVAVRWGNRRMIEVATLRTVQGAAATP, from the coding sequence ATGAACCGACGAAACCGGGCGGGCTTCACGCTTCTCGAAGTGCTGATCGCCATGGTCATCCTGAGCGTGGCCGTGGTCGCCCTCATCCAGACGGCGTCGCAGGGGCTCCGGCTGCTCAAGGTCTCCAGCGATCACCAGGAGGCCGTTGCTCTCGCTGATCGCCTTCTGCGCGCCATGGACGGCTCCGCCGAAGGGATGGATTCGGGGCAGGAGGGCCAGTTCACCTGGGAGCGTCGCGTGCGCGTCATGGCCGTGCTGGACGAGCTTTCGCCAAGCAGCGGCCCGTCGCCACAGTTGCTTGCCCTCTCCGTAGCCGTCCGCTGGGGCAACCGGCGTATGATCGAAGTGGCCACGCTTCGCACTGTTCAAGGCGCGGCGGCCACCCCATGA
- a CDS encoding GspH/FimT family pseudopilin: MKRGFTLIELAVTLLVMAVAIGVSAPSIARGLDGLRTRAEAAGVATFLRAAREQAITHNRSYEVRVRGEDGVIELRTGDAVRSMRRMATGVHIAADPPSAPVIAFLPQGVTSGGRLRVEMPGRRGYLITLDALTGRVSTQRLEL, from the coding sequence GTGAAGCGCGGCTTCACGCTCATCGAGCTGGCCGTGACCCTCCTGGTCATGGCCGTGGCCATAGGCGTCTCCGCGCCCTCCATCGCCCGCGGCCTCGACGGGCTTCGCACGCGGGCGGAGGCGGCGGGGGTCGCGACGTTCTTGCGCGCCGCCCGAGAACAGGCCATCACCCACAATCGCAGCTATGAGGTACGAGTGAGGGGAGAAGACGGCGTCATCGAGCTGCGGACGGGTGACGCGGTGCGCTCGATGCGCCGAATGGCCACCGGGGTGCACATTGCCGCCGATCCCCCGTCGGCACCCGTCATCGCCTTCCTGCCCCAGGGCGTGACGAGCGGCGGGCGTCTGCGTGTCGAGATGCCAGGGCGGCGAGGGTATCTGATCACTCTGGATGCGTTGACGGGACGCGTCTCTACCCAGCGCCTCGAGCTATGA